From the genome of Blautia hydrogenotrophica DSM 10507:
CTATTAATCAAATCACCATTCTGATGATGAATGAAAACATGTGACAGTTCCCACGCAAGCTCATAACAAGCTCTCTCTATTGTCACGCCAGTACAAATGCCTATTCGATTATCTTTCAGCATACTGAACACTCCTGGAAATGGACACGACTTTACTTTAATGCCTTTGTCCTCTGCTACCTTCAAAAGTACTTTTAACATCCTGATAGGATCGTCCATCTGCGGCAGTTCATCTTTCTTCGGATTCTCAACTGGTGCTGGCCTCGTCTCCACCGTCACTGGTACGTTTTGTTCTTCCTCTGCTCTGAAGTAGTAGTCTACCAGGTAATCATATACTTCCCACGCTTTGTCAGTGTTCAAAGACTTTGCGTGGAGCAATGCCCCTTTTTCTGTCCAGAGGTAGAGATGACTTGCACGATTCGCAACGAGGTAAGGATTCCTTACCTGCTTCTTAAAGGCTTTCAGTTCATCACCCGTAAGCGCAATATAATGTTTCTCTTCAACAAACCTACTTCTATTTGCATTAAAATTCGTCTTAATAGTGTCTGTTGTTGTTTGGTATGCTTCTGCTAATTGTTTGCTAGTAAGAACCCTGATTCCTTTAACCTCTACAGTTACTGGTAATTGCATA
Proteins encoded in this window:
- a CDS encoding ORF6N domain-containing protein; this translates as MQLPVTVEVKGIRVLTSKQLAEAYQTTTDTIKTNFNANRSRFVEEKHYIALTGDELKAFKKQVRNPYLVANRASHLYLWTEKGALLHAKSLNTDKAWEVYDYLVDYYFRAEEEQNVPVTVETRPAPVENPKKDELPQMDDPIRMLKVLLKVAEDKGIKVKSCPFPGVFSMLKDNRIGICTGVTIERACYELAWELSHVFIHHQNGDLINSPLAKDYNDQATRAAEMVIKILNVKIAVSR